The DNA segment CTCCAGCTTGGAGGTGATGCCGAGCCGGTGGGCGGTCTTGATCACCTCGTCCGGACCGACTTCCAGCGCGAGGCGCACCGCCACGGTGTTGAGCGACAGGGCGAGGGCGGTCTTGAGCTCCACCGGGCCGCGATATTCGTGGGAGAAGTTCTCCGGCTTCCAGCCCTTGAGCTTGATCGGGGCGTCCTCGCGGATGGTTTCCGGGGTGAGGCCGCGTTCCAGCGCGGTGAGATAGACGAAGGGCTTGAACGAGGAGCCGGGCTGCCGCTTGGCGGTGACGGCGCGGTTGAACTGGCTTTCCTCATAGGACTTGCCGCCCACCAGCGCGCGCACGCCGCCATTGGTGTCCATCAGCACGATGGCGCCCTGCTCGACGCCGTATTTCTTGCCGTTCTTGGCCAGCGTGTCCTTCAGCGCCTTGTCGGCGGCGAGCTGGAGGGCGGGGTCCAGCGTGGTCTGCACCACCACGTCATGCTCGATCGGCCCGATCGCCGCCTTGAGCTGCTCCATGATCCAGTCGGCGGCATAGCCGGCCGAATCCGGGCCGCGCCCGGTGGCGAGCGTGGCCGGGCGGGCGAGCGCGGCCTGTTCCATCTCCGCCGAAATGAAGCCGGCATCCTGCATGGCCGCCAGCACCACCCCCGCGCGGGCCTGCGCCCCTTCGAGGTTGCGGGTGGGCGCGAGGGAGGAGGGCGACTTGACGAGGCCGGCCAGCATCGCCGCTTCCGACAGCGTGATCTGACGGGCGGATTTGCCGAAATAGCGCTGCGCGGCGGCTTCCACGCCATAGGCGCCGGCGCCGAAATAGACGCGGTTCACATAGAGTTCGAGGATCTGGTTCTTGGAGTATTTGGCCTCCAGCCAGATCGACAGGATGAGTTCCTGGATCTTGCGCGAGATCGTGCGTTCCTGCGTGAGGAACAGGTTCTTGGCCAATTGCTGGGTCAGCGTCGAGCCACCCTCGCGCAGGCGTCCGGTGGTGAGGTTGACGAACATCGCGCGGGCAAGGCCGAGCGGGTCGAGCCCGAAATGCGAGTAGAAGCGCCGGTCCTCGATGGCCACGAAAGCCTGCGGCAGATAGGGCGGCAGCGCGCGCAGCGGCACGCTGGCGCCGCCCATCTCGCCGCGCGTGGCGATGGTCTTGCCGTCCGTGCCCTGGATGATGACGGTGGGGGGGCGCTCGGGGATGGCGAGGTTCTGGATCGGGGGAAGCTGGCTCGCCTCATAGGCGATGAGCCCGGCCACGCCCAGCACCGCCCAGATGCCGAGCACGAAGCCCCAGTAGATCAGCCGGCCGAAGGTGCCGCACCGCTTGCGCCGGCGTCCCCCGCCCGACGAACCGCGCCCGCCGCCGCGTCCACCGGCGGCACTGCTGGTGGTGCCGCGCGCGTTCGAGGCCTTGGCCCCGCCCTGCTTTGTGCCGCCCGCCTTGGCGTTCGCCTTGCCGCCGCGCGCGGCGGTGCGCTCGCGGGCCATGGGGGAGGCGGCAAGGGTGGGGCGGTCGTCGGAGGTAAGGCGCAGCTCGGACGAAAAGCCGGGCGTGCTCAGCACCGGCTCGCGCCGCTCGCCTTCTCCTCGACGTCCGAACATCCCAACACCCCTCAGCCCATCTCGCCCGACGCACGGGCTCTCGCTTGCGCCGGTAAACGAACTCTAAATCGAGCCGTTTAAGAGGGGCTTAAGGGGCGATTTTGTGTTGGGCAGGGGGTGTGTCCGAGGGGACACGGGCCACACCCGCCGACATTGGGCACCCTCACGCCGCATTCGCCTCGTCGTCGGCGTCCAGAACCTGGAGCAGGGCGCGGCGGATGGCGGAGTGGCGGGCCGCGCCGAGAATCTTCGCGCCCATCAGGTCGGTGACGTAGAACACGTCGACCGCCCGCTCGCCGAAGGTCGCCACATGGGCCGAGGCGATGTTGAGATTGAGCCGCGAGAGGGTCTGCGTCAGCCCGTAGAGCAGGCCCGGCCGGTCGAGGCCGGAGACCTCGATCACGGTGTGACGGTTCGACCAGGAATTGTTCAGCGTCACCTCCGGCTCGACGGTGAAGGCGCGCGGGCGCTTGGTGAGCTTGCGGGCCACCACTTCGGGCAGGCGGATTTCGCCCGAGAGCGACTTCTCGATGGCGCTGGCGATGCGGCCGGCGCGGCGCAATTCGTCCTCGTCGCGCTCCAGCGAGCGGGTGAGGGCGATGGTGTCGAGCGCGCGCCCGTCGGTCGTGGTGCTGATCTGGGCGTCGACGATGTGGGCGCCCGAACTGGCGCAGGCGCCGGCGATGACCGCGAGCAGGCGGGGATGGTCCGGCGCGAACACGGTCAATTCGGTGATGCCGCGGGTGACGTCGGTCTTCGCCGTGGTGGCCAGGGCCCGGCCCTGCGCTTCCGCCGCGAGAATGAAGCGGGCATGGGCGACCTGCTGTTCACGATCGGTCTGCAGCCAGTAGCTGGGGTAGTGGCGGGCGATATAGGCGTCAATCGCCTCCGCATCCCACTCCTGCTCGGCCTCGCGGAACTCGGCCTGGGCGCGGGCGACGCGCCGGGCGCGGTTGGTTTCCGAGAAGCCGCCGGTGACGACCGGCTCGGTCTCGTAATAGAGCGTGCGCAGCAGCTGGGACTTCCAGTTGTTCCACACTCCCGGCCCGACGGCGGCGATGTCGGCGGTGGTGAGGATCTCCAGATGCTTCATGCGCTCGAGATTCTGTACCACGCTGGCGAAGTTCTCGATGGTCTTGCGGTCGGAGAGATCGCGCGACTGGGCCACGCTCGACATGGTGAGGTGCTGCTCGATCAGCCAGGCGACGGTGTCGGTGTCGCTGGCCGAGAGGCCGAAGCGCGGGCACAGCTTGCGCGCCACCCGCGCGCCGGCGATGGAGTGATCCTCCGGCCGGCCCTTGGCGATATCGTGCAGGAACACCGCCACATAGAGCAGCTGGCGGTTCTTGATCTGCTGCGCCAGCTCGTTGGCGAGGCCGAATTCGGGACGGTCGCCGCGCTCGATCTGCGACAGCACGCCGATGGCGCGGATGAGATGCTCGTCCACCGTGTACGAGTGGTACATGTTGAACTGCATCATCGCCACGATGCGGCCGAACTCGGGAACGAAGCGACCGAGCACGCCGGCCTCGTTCATGCGCCGCAGCACGATCTCGGGCGCGTTGCGCGAGGTCAGGATCTCCAGGAACAGCCGGTTCGCCTCCGGGTGCTCGCGCACGCGCTGGTCGATCAGCTTGAGCGAACGGGTGGCCAGGCGCATCGCTTCCGGG comes from the Ancylobacter pratisalsi genome and includes:
- a CDS encoding [protein-PII] uridylyltransferase; the protein is MNEIRRSRRTETPFKELFDIDAMRVELSALAERVLGEGKAGSEIELRGQLARRLKVAYQAGHKTAERWLMQDGSGRRCAERLSRLQDEIIQLVHELAVKYLYRSDNPSTAEHMAIVAVGGYGRGLMAPGSDTDILFLLPYKQTAWGESVAEAILYVLWDMGLKVGHATRSVDECVRQARADMTIRTSLLEARLLLGERALFDELTARFDRDVVEGTAVEFVAAKLAEREDRLKRAGQSRYLVEPNVKDGKGGLRDLHTLFWIAKYVYRVHETRQLVAKGVFTAEEAKIFRRCEDFLWSVRCHLHFLAGKPEERLSFDLQREMAERLGYLEHPGLQDVERFMKHYFLVAKDVGDLTAIVSAALEERHDKPVPRLNRMIARLRRSPNRKLKESADFIVDHDRINVADSSAFGRDPINLVRIFQLAGKHGLAFHPEAMRLATRSLKLIDQRVREHPEANRLFLEILTSRNAPEIVLRRMNEAGVLGRFVPEFGRIVAMMQFNMYHSYTVDEHLIRAIGVLSQIERGDRPEFGLANELAQQIKNRQLLYVAVFLHDIAKGRPEDHSIAGARVARKLCPRFGLSASDTDTVAWLIEQHLTMSSVAQSRDLSDRKTIENFASVVQNLERMKHLEILTTADIAAVGPGVWNNWKSQLLRTLYYETEPVVTGGFSETNRARRVARAQAEFREAEQEWDAEAIDAYIARHYPSYWLQTDREQQVAHARFILAAEAQGRALATTAKTDVTRGITELTVFAPDHPRLLAVIAGACASSGAHIVDAQISTTTDGRALDTIALTRSLERDEDELRRAGRIASAIEKSLSGEIRLPEVVARKLTKRPRAFTVEPEVTLNNSWSNRHTVIEVSGLDRPGLLYGLTQTLSRLNLNIASAHVATFGERAVDVFYVTDLMGAKILGAARHSAIRRALLQVLDADDEANAA
- a CDS encoding transglycosylase domain-containing protein; amino-acid sequence: MFGRRGEGERREPVLSTPGFSSELRLTSDDRPTLAASPMARERTAARGGKANAKAGGTKQGGAKASNARGTTSSAAGGRGGGRGSSGGGRRRKRCGTFGRLIYWGFVLGIWAVLGVAGLIAYEASQLPPIQNLAIPERPPTVIIQGTDGKTIATRGEMGGASVPLRALPPYLPQAFVAIEDRRFYSHFGLDPLGLARAMFVNLTTGRLREGGSTLTQQLAKNLFLTQERTISRKIQELILSIWLEAKYSKNQILELYVNRVYFGAGAYGVEAAAQRYFGKSARQITLSEAAMLAGLVKSPSSLAPTRNLEGAQARAGVVLAAMQDAGFISAEMEQAALARPATLATGRGPDSAGYAADWIMEQLKAAIGPIEHDVVVQTTLDPALQLAADKALKDTLAKNGKKYGVEQGAIVLMDTNGGVRALVGGKSYEESQFNRAVTAKRQPGSSFKPFVYLTALERGLTPETIREDAPIKLKGWKPENFSHEYRGPVELKTALALSLNTVAVRLALEVGPDEVIKTAHRLGITSKLEPNASIALGTSEVSVLEMVGAYAPFANGGVGVTPHVIERVRDASGKVIYAYDTPSRGMVMAPPHVAMMNRMLQETLITGTARRADLPGWPAAGKTGTSQDYRDAWFVGYTGRYVAGVWLGNDDSSPTKKAGGSGLPVAIWSEVMRAAHKDQPVVALPGAGNYTPGTVPSGEVPDEPVVTGGPQAPADKKPATLDNWLLDKLFGRG